The following proteins are encoded in a genomic region of Pelodictyon phaeoclathratiforme BU-1:
- a CDS encoding lipopolysaccharide biosynthesis protein yields MFSKLKLLFKDTVIYGSSTILARSLNYLLVPLYANKLSTFDNGVQTIIYANIALANVLFSYGLETSYLKVVSDSADHERDETQLFSTAFLTLFLTSTLFAVGIALFAPLLAQLIGLSAGDYLFVRYAALILWLDTLLVIPFAELRLKRKALQFAIARVAGVVAVVISAVILIVPLNAGLPGVFIAEAFGSLISLLLVIPVLRQFRLFFSADQLRSMLRIGLPYVPTGIAGLLIHLIDRNILIRISPSTIERIYGKGYQPSDIVGIYGRIAAFGVVLQLFIQVFRFAWQPFFLQHSKDPDAKQLFRHILSISTLFTMFLALAATFFVPDLVRYHYGGSFYLLPPRYWIGLSILPWIFLSYVFDMISTNLSAGLLITGNTRYLPVVTFAGAAVTAFFCWWLIPLRGMDGAAYAIVAGTAVMSVVMAWYSLKVFPLRHDWLKLFLLLVTAVAMASVQFLAGSELPQAGVVFAFKIGLLTLYLLIAAALFRHEARLVAVKAGQKFRRR; encoded by the coding sequence ATGTTCTCAAAGTTAAAGCTTCTTTTCAAAGATACCGTCATCTACGGTTCAAGTACGATATTGGCCCGCAGTCTCAATTATCTGCTGGTTCCCCTCTATGCAAACAAACTTTCAACGTTTGACAATGGGGTACAAACCATCATTTATGCCAATATTGCTCTGGCAAATGTTCTTTTTTCCTATGGCCTTGAGACCTCATATCTCAAGGTCGTTTCCGATTCGGCAGATCATGAGAGGGATGAGACGCAGCTTTTTTCAACAGCTTTTCTGACACTTTTCCTCACCTCAACCCTGTTTGCTGTCGGCATTGCGCTTTTTGCGCCGCTCCTTGCCCAGCTCATAGGGCTCTCTGCGGGAGATTATCTTTTTGTCCGCTATGCAGCCCTTATTTTATGGCTTGACACCCTGCTGGTCATTCCCTTTGCAGAACTTCGCCTCAAAAGAAAAGCCTTGCAGTTTGCCATCGCCAGAGTAGCAGGTGTGGTAGCGGTTGTTATCAGTGCGGTGATTCTTATTGTTCCCCTCAATGCCGGTTTGCCAGGCGTCTTTATTGCAGAGGCATTCGGATCCCTGATCAGCCTTCTGCTGGTCATTCCGGTTCTCCGTCAGTTCAGGCTCTTTTTTTCAGCCGACCAGTTGCGTTCCATGCTTCGCATAGGGCTGCCCTATGTGCCGACAGGGATCGCCGGACTTCTGATTCATCTTATTGATCGCAATATTTTAATTCGCATATCCCCCTCAACAATTGAGCGTATTTATGGAAAAGGCTACCAGCCCTCCGATATTGTCGGTATTTATGGAAGAATTGCTGCGTTTGGTGTGGTGCTCCAGCTCTTTATCCAGGTTTTCCGCTTTGCGTGGCAGCCTTTTTTTCTTCAGCACTCCAAGGATCCGGATGCAAAACAGTTGTTCCGGCATATACTGAGTATTTCAACCCTTTTCACCATGTTCCTGGCGCTTGCAGCCACCTTTTTTGTGCCTGATCTGGTTCGCTATCACTATGGTGGAAGTTTTTACCTGCTCCCTCCCCGCTACTGGATCGGGCTATCAATTTTGCCGTGGATTTTTTTGAGTTACGTTTTTGACATGATCTCAACCAACCTCTCTGCAGGACTTCTTATTACCGGAAACACCCGTTATCTGCCTGTCGTCACCTTTGCCGGCGCTGCTGTAACAGCGTTTTTCTGCTGGTGGCTTATTCCTCTGCGAGGCATGGATGGCGCCGCTTATGCTATTGTGGCAGGAACGGCTGTCATGTCTGTTGTCATGGCCTGGTACTCACTAAAAGTTTTTCCGCTCCGCCATGACTGGCTTAAACTGTTTTTGCTGCTTGTAACGGCTGTTGCGATGGCATCAGTTCAGTTCCTTGCAGGGTCTGAGCTGCCCCAGGCCGGGGTTGTTTTTGCCTTCAAAATCGGGTTGCTCACCCTCTACCTTCTTATTGCAGCGGCCCTTTTTCGTCATGAGGCGCGGCTTGTTGCTGTTAAAGCAGGGCAAAAATTCCGCAGGAGGTGA
- a CDS encoding Spy/CpxP family protein refolding chaperone, translated as MNLLDSRRLVTTALVLLAVLNVTLLATLWWRESCRLIPGTESVIHNKKRLSFSRQLDLDESQRISFDKLRKEHFHNVGAEMKAIALLKKQLIQEALQEKPDTIKIESIAGNIGSRHAAVERQLAFHFHELAKVCTPGQRDSLRIILERIAARKRPDRSERWGENPSPGR; from the coding sequence ATGAACCTTCTTGATTCAAGACGACTTGTTACGACAGCGCTTGTGCTGCTCGCTGTGCTCAATGTGACGCTGCTTGCTACGTTGTGGTGGCGTGAGAGTTGCAGGCTGATACCCGGAACCGAATCGGTAATCCATAACAAAAAGCGCCTCTCGTTTAGCAGGCAGCTTGACCTTGATGAGTCGCAGAGGATCAGTTTTGATAAACTGCGAAAGGAACATTTTCACAACGTCGGAGCTGAAATGAAGGCAATTGCCTTGCTGAAAAAACAACTGATTCAGGAGGCTCTGCAAGAAAAGCCTGATACCATAAAAATAGAGAGCATTGCTGGAAATATCGGTTCCCGTCACGCAGCCGTAGAACGGCAGCTTGCCTTTCACTTTCATGAACTGGCAAAGGTGTGTACACCCGGACAGCGGGATTCGCTGAGGATAATACTGGAGCGTATTGCTGCACGAAAGCGGCCTGACAGAAGTGAGCGGTGGGGAGAGAACCCATCTCCGGGTCGCTGA
- a CDS encoding RNA polymerase sigma factor has translation MRAREELFKGLVAEHQEMVVNTCYRFVFNREDAEDLAQDVFVEVFRSLEQFREEAKLSTWIYRIAVTKSLDHLRRLKRKKRFSSLKRIIGVSDPSEEIAAPTTDNPAEALAGSEQARILQNALNSLPDSQKTAFLLSKQEGYSNQEIADLLKTSVSAVESLVHRAKKNLHDKLYAYYSEQ, from the coding sequence ATGAGAGCCCGCGAAGAGCTGTTCAAAGGCCTTGTTGCCGAACATCAGGAGATGGTGGTCAATACCTGTTACCGATTTGTTTTTAATCGAGAAGATGCAGAGGATCTTGCTCAGGATGTTTTTGTTGAGGTGTTTCGCTCTCTTGAGCAGTTTCGTGAAGAGGCAAAACTCTCGACATGGATATACCGAATCGCCGTCACAAAGTCGCTTGATCACCTGCGTCGCTTGAAGAGGAAAAAGCGGTTCAGCTCATTGAAAAGAATTATCGGTGTTTCTGATCCCTCTGAAGAGATTGCTGCCCCCACCACGGATAATCCTGCCGAAGCTCTGGCAGGAAGCGAGCAGGCAAGAATATTGCAAAATGCCCTGAATTCGCTTCCCGACAGTCAAAAAACCGCGTTTCTTCTCAGCAAACAGGAGGGGTACAGTAATCAGGAAATCGCTGATCTCCTTAAAACATCAGTATCAGCGGTCGAATCCCTGGTGCACAGGGCAAAAAAAAACCTTCACGATAAGCTTTATGCCTACTATAGCGAACAGTGA
- a CDS encoding phosphoglucomutase/phosphomannomutase family protein yields the protein MQVKFGTDGWRAIIAKDYTFDNLKLAALASARYFLGHPNRAKGVCVGYDTRFMSREFAEYTAEVFSSQGLKVFLSDSFASTPAVSLYTKAKQLAGGIVITASHNPAIYNGFKVKASYGGPAHPEVIAEIESHLLEIDPQTLLVPDKKLIELVDMKGFYLNYLKSSINLPLIRESRIKIAHNAMHGAGQDLLTSLFDESMLSCYHCSINPGFGGINPEPMPQYIGEFIEFFKEVEPDVAIINDGDADRIGMLDEHGAFVDSHKLFAIILKDLVEEKHQTGEVAKTFALTDVIDKICEKHHLLMHELQVGFKHVSKLMTTNNILMGGEESGGIGITAFLPERDGVYTGLLILEMMTRREKTLSELVQELYDEYGFFCYNRHDLHVSDAKKQAIIDRASKGDLATIAGYKVLKFSNLDGYKYHFEGGWMLIRPSGTEPILRLYCEADSQEKVDKVLAFAAKLA from the coding sequence ATGCAAGTTAAATTCGGTACTGACGGATGGCGCGCGATTATAGCAAAAGATTATACGTTTGACAACCTCAAACTTGCAGCACTGGCCTCGGCCCGATATTTTCTCGGCCACCCGAACAGGGCGAAGGGGGTGTGCGTTGGCTACGATACACGCTTCATGTCGAGAGAGTTTGCTGAATATACTGCGGAAGTTTTTTCATCGCAGGGGCTTAAGGTCTTTTTGTCTGATAGTTTTGCCTCAACACCTGCCGTCTCTCTCTATACAAAAGCGAAGCAGCTTGCTGGTGGTATTGTCATCACGGCCTCCCACAATCCGGCTATCTATAATGGATTCAAGGTTAAAGCCTCTTATGGTGGTCCAGCGCACCCGGAGGTCATTGCTGAAATTGAGAGCCATCTTCTCGAAATCGATCCGCAAACCCTTCTTGTACCCGACAAAAAGCTGATTGAGCTGGTCGATATGAAGGGATTTTATCTCAACTACCTGAAAAGCAGCATCAATCTCCCCCTGATCCGCGAATCACGCATCAAGATAGCACATAATGCCATGCATGGCGCCGGACAGGATCTTCTTACCAGCCTGTTTGATGAGTCCATGCTCAGTTGCTACCATTGCAGCATCAACCCGGGGTTTGGAGGGATCAATCCTGAGCCGATGCCTCAGTATATCGGTGAGTTTATCGAATTTTTCAAGGAGGTTGAACCTGATGTCGCCATTATCAATGATGGTGATGCCGACAGGATTGGTATGCTTGATGAACATGGCGCCTTTGTGGACTCCCATAAACTCTTTGCCATTATTCTCAAGGATCTGGTCGAGGAGAAGCATCAGACCGGTGAGGTCGCCAAAACATTTGCGCTGACCGATGTCATTGATAAAATCTGCGAGAAGCATCATCTGCTCATGCATGAACTTCAGGTCGGCTTCAAGCATGTCAGCAAACTCATGACAACCAATAATATCCTCATGGGTGGTGAAGAGTCGGGCGGCATAGGTATTACGGCGTTTCTGCCGGAACGGGACGGCGTCTATACTGGCCTGCTGATCCTTGAGATGATGACGCGCCGCGAAAAGACTCTTTCGGAGCTGGTTCAGGAACTCTATGATGAGTATGGCTTTTTCTGTTACAATCGCCACGATCTGCATGTCAGTGATGCAAAAAAACAGGCCATTATCGACCGCGCATCAAAGGGAGATCTTGCAACCATCGCCGGTTATAAAGTTTTGAAATTCAGTAATCTCGATGGCTACAAATATCACTTTGAAGGTGGATGGATGCTTATCCGCCCATCCGGCACAGAACCGATACTGCGTCTCTATTGTGAGGCTGACTCACAGGAGAAGGTTGACAAAGTTCTTGCCTTTGCTGCAAAACTCGCCTGA
- the lpxB gene encoding lipid-A-disaccharide synthase, whose protein sequence is MSKKLFVLAGELSGDMHAAGVITELLKARPELKVFGIGGEKLRTLGAELLYDTAQMSIMGFLDVLKHAGFLRRVIRELKEAIRREKPQAAFLVDYPGMNLMMARFFHQLGIPVIYYISPQVWAWKEGRVKAIRRDVDRLLVIFDFEVEFFRRHGINAEFVGHPVIEQLAELSLPSRELFVQRYNLAPDTLLIGLLPGSRKQEIAHILPEMLKAARLLSQNYRVVFLFGRAPHLDEEVYHAWSAYPDLSVINCSAYEVMQYSDLALVTSGTATLESLCFGVPMVVVYRTGWLNYLIGRQLVKLTSISLANIVAKGLGSSERAVPELIQHEASGTEIYQTACTILDDPEKAGTMRRELLAARERLASDSPSHKIAAILQEYL, encoded by the coding sequence ATGTCAAAAAAGCTTTTTGTATTAGCAGGTGAGCTCTCCGGTGATATGCATGCAGCCGGAGTCATCACTGAACTGCTGAAAGCAAGGCCTGAACTCAAGGTTTTTGGTATCGGTGGTGAAAAACTGCGCACTCTTGGAGCAGAGTTGCTCTACGACACTGCGCAGATGAGCATCATGGGTTTTCTTGACGTGCTCAAACATGCCGGATTTCTTCGTCGGGTTATTCGGGAACTCAAGGAAGCCATACGTCGTGAAAAACCACAGGCAGCCTTTCTTGTTGACTATCCAGGCATGAACCTCATGATGGCCCGTTTTTTTCATCAACTCGGTATTCCGGTTATCTACTACATCTCCCCCCAGGTTTGGGCATGGAAAGAGGGTCGGGTAAAGGCGATCCGGCGTGATGTTGATCGGCTCCTTGTTATCTTCGATTTCGAGGTTGAATTTTTTCGACGCCATGGTATCAATGCAGAATTTGTCGGTCATCCCGTTATCGAGCAGCTTGCAGAACTCTCACTGCCATCCAGAGAGCTTTTTGTACAGAGATATAATCTGGCGCCGGATACCCTTCTGATCGGTCTTCTTCCAGGAAGTCGCAAGCAGGAGATTGCTCACATTTTACCGGAAATGCTGAAAGCAGCCCGTCTGCTGAGCCAAAATTACCGTGTGGTTTTTCTCTTCGGACGCGCACCGCACCTCGACGAAGAGGTTTACCATGCATGGTCGGCATATCCGGATCTTTCCGTTATCAACTGTTCGGCTTATGAAGTCATGCAGTACAGCGATCTTGCACTGGTCACCTCTGGTACCGCAACGCTTGAATCACTCTGTTTCGGTGTACCAATGGTAGTTGTCTACAGGACAGGATGGCTTAATTACCTGATTGGTCGTCAGTTGGTAAAGCTGACAAGCATTTCACTTGCCAACATTGTAGCCAAAGGGCTCGGAAGCAGCGAAAGGGCCGTGCCCGAACTTATCCAGCATGAGGCCAGTGGAACGGAGATATACCAGACTGCCTGCACAATCCTTGACGATCCCGAAAAAGCCGGCACGATGCGCCGCGAGCTGCTTGCAGCAAGGGAAAGGCTTGCCAGCGACTCACCTTCACACAAAATTGCGGCGATTCTGCAGGAATATCTTTAA
- a CDS encoding tetratricopeptide repeat protein, whose product MELSTLPSWLKAAPQEHCRAPRASPDTNRAHSLAIATAGPIDKKKVLFRFFFSQTLRILKRPGSSGVRIINIFQATLSLLYMCVFGCNGLTPCQSPEGSSQKAPSSLFTSGVILAIFVRLFIFFTIECNETLHAAVNSDADRLYSAKSYEQEIIKAKKALEVSDSSLAQTDLTLCLNNLAALYFVEGRYAEAEPLYLRALDIRTKLLGPDHADVAVSLNNLAMLYNAEGKYAEAEPLLTRALAIQERMFGSLNAEFALILNNMSELYYMQGHYAEAESLCKRSLAIREQLFGENHPDIAQSLNNLARVFYDRGRYAEAEPLYLRALDIWENNPGSAEPDAARALNNLSELYRSEGRYAEAEPLSLRALALRERAFGLEHPLVATNLNNLALLYNNQGRYAKAEPLCRRALAIREKLLGPLHPEVATSLSNLALICKSEGKYAEALPLSMRALAIREKNFGLQHPYVAKSMHNLAELYVSMGRMAEALPLHEVALATLTKLLGTEHHDTGLSMNHLAGLYFTLGQYQKAEPLYRQALAIHDKLVGPLHPDHPEVATTLNNLAELMRIQGRYAEADSCNRRALAMRERLFGPEHPDVALSLCNTGVLKKNQGKYAEAAPLFIRSLKIREKLFGAVHPDVATSLSNLAALYKSEGRYAEALPLSQRALAIRKKVLTPEHPDLATSLNNLGVLYTILGKYTQAEALLTRSLALREKLFAPLHPDIATSLNNMAELFRIQARYREAAPLYRRSLDIREKLFPPLHPDIALTLNNFALLYSDQGEYAVAEPLYLRALDITKRLFGPKSLDTAISMNNLAALYSAGGRHAEAAPLYSDAMAIMENVDATHHDSHMVALNNHAEGYLASKDDHEAEDCVKRSLAIREKNFGTLHPSVATCLNNLAVILDAKGQHAEAEPLYLRSIAIVECALSPDHPVIAQILQNLALLYRKTGRDGAAGELEKRALLITGKTR is encoded by the coding sequence ATGGAGCTATCGACATTGCCGTCATGGCTGAAAGCTGCCCCACAGGAGCATTGTCGCGCCCCCCGGGCCTCTCCTGATACAAACCGGGCGCACTCACTTGCCATAGCCACAGCAGGCCCAATCGATAAAAAAAAAGTACTCTTCCGGTTTTTTTTCAGCCAAACACTTCGTATTTTAAAGCGTCCGGGGTCGTCCGGGGTCAGGATCATCAACATCTTTCAGGCAACGCTCTCTCTTCTGTACATGTGCGTTTTCGGCTGCAATGGATTGACGCCCTGTCAGTCACCTGAGGGTAGCTCTCAAAAGGCGCCTTCGTCTCTCTTCACTTCCGGGGTGATTCTGGCAATTTTTGTCCGCCTTTTCATCTTTTTCACGATTGAGTGTAACGAGACGCTCCATGCGGCAGTCAATAGCGATGCCGACAGGCTCTATTCGGCAAAAAGCTACGAACAAGAGATCATCAAAGCCAAGAAAGCGCTTGAGGTATCGGATTCCAGCCTTGCTCAAACCGATCTGACGCTCTGCCTGAACAACCTTGCGGCTCTCTACTTTGTCGAGGGACGGTATGCTGAGGCTGAACCACTTTACCTCCGGGCTCTCGATATTCGCACGAAGCTGCTTGGCCCCGATCATGCCGATGTGGCCGTGAGTCTCAACAATCTGGCCATGTTATACAATGCCGAAGGAAAATATGCCGAAGCAGAGCCTCTTCTGACCCGTGCGCTTGCCATACAGGAGCGGATGTTCGGTTCTCTCAATGCGGAGTTTGCCCTGATCCTGAACAATATGAGCGAGCTGTACTATATGCAGGGTCACTATGCAGAGGCTGAGTCTCTCTGCAAACGCTCGCTTGCCATCCGGGAACAACTTTTCGGAGAGAATCACCCCGATATTGCCCAGAGTCTGAACAATCTTGCAAGAGTTTTCTATGACCGGGGAAGGTATGCCGAAGCTGAACCACTCTACCTCCGTGCTCTTGATATCTGGGAAAACAATCCAGGCAGCGCCGAGCCAGATGCAGCAAGGGCGCTCAACAACTTGTCGGAACTCTACCGCTCTGAAGGCCGGTATGCTGAAGCTGAACCTCTCTCTTTGCGAGCTCTTGCTCTCCGGGAGCGCGCTTTTGGCCTTGAACACCCTTTGGTGGCCACAAACCTGAACAACCTTGCACTCCTCTATAACAATCAGGGAAGGTACGCCAAAGCTGAACCGCTCTGCCGCCGGGCGCTGGCCATCAGGGAGAAGCTGCTTGGCCCTCTTCACCCTGAAGTAGCCACAAGTCTGAGCAACCTTGCATTAATCTGTAAAAGTGAGGGGAAATATGCTGAAGCGTTGCCACTGTCGATGCGCGCACTGGCCATCAGAGAAAAAAACTTTGGCCTGCAACACCCTTATGTGGCAAAAAGTATGCACAATCTTGCAGAGCTGTACGTCAGCATGGGCCGCATGGCAGAAGCTCTTCCTCTCCACGAGGTTGCGCTGGCCACCCTGACAAAGCTTCTCGGTACCGAGCATCATGATACAGGGTTGAGCATGAACCATCTTGCAGGGCTTTACTTTACCCTCGGACAATATCAAAAGGCCGAACCACTCTACCGCCAGGCGCTTGCCATTCACGATAAGCTTGTTGGCCCTCTTCACCCTGATCATCCTGAAGTTGCAACGACACTCAATAACCTTGCAGAATTGATGCGCATTCAGGGCCGGTATGCAGAGGCCGACTCCTGCAACCGCCGTGCGCTGGCCATGAGGGAGAGGCTCTTTGGCCCGGAACACCCCGATGTTGCCCTGAGCCTCTGCAACACAGGCGTCCTGAAAAAAAATCAGGGAAAATACGCTGAGGCAGCACCTCTCTTCATACGTTCACTGAAAATCAGGGAGAAGCTCTTTGGCGCTGTACACCCTGATGTCGCAACGAGTCTGAGTAACCTTGCGGCACTCTACAAAAGTGAGGGAAGATATGCTGAAGCGTTACCTCTCTCCCAACGTGCGCTCGCCATCAGGAAAAAAGTACTCACTCCTGAACACCCTGATCTGGCAACAAGCCTGAATAACCTTGGGGTGCTTTACACTATCCTGGGCAAGTATACACAGGCCGAGGCGCTTTTGACCCGTTCTCTGGCTCTACGGGAGAAGTTGTTTGCTCCTCTTCACCCCGATATCGCAACAAGTCTGAATAACATGGCAGAGTTGTTTCGCATTCAGGCCAGATACCGTGAAGCTGCTCCTCTTTACCGCCGTTCTCTCGACATACGGGAAAAGCTCTTTCCTCCCCTTCATCCCGATATTGCCCTGACTCTTAACAATTTTGCCCTGCTCTACTCCGATCAGGGAGAGTATGCTGTAGCCGAGCCGCTCTATCTCCGAGCTCTCGACATCACGAAGAGGCTCTTTGGCCCGAAAAGCCTTGATACAGCAATAAGCATGAACAACCTTGCGGCGCTTTACTCTGCTGGAGGCCGCCATGCCGAGGCCGCGCCTCTTTACAGCGATGCGATGGCCATCATGGAGAATGTTGATGCAACGCATCACGACAGCCATATGGTCGCCCTGAACAACCATGCAGAAGGGTACCTCGCCAGCAAAGACGATCATGAGGCTGAGGATTGCGTTAAACGGTCACTTGCAATCAGGGAGAAGAATTTCGGCACTCTTCATCCAAGCGTTGCGACCTGCCTGAATAACCTTGCTGTAATTCTGGATGCCAAAGGCCAACATGCCGAGGCTGAGCCACTCTATCTCCGTTCGATCGCTATTGTTGAGTGCGCACTTTCCCCCGATCACCCCGTTATTGCACAAATTCTTCAAAATCTTGCGCTCCTTTACCGGAAAACAGGAAGGGATGGGGCCGCAGGGGAGCTTGAAAAACGAGCCCTGCTCATAACGGGCAAAACACGATAA
- a CDS encoding FAD-dependent oxidoreductase, translating to MKQLSLIIDQQAVTTAQGTSILEAAAEAGITIPTLCFLNSLHETGSCWMCIVEIKGKNRFVPACDTLASEGMVIETDNAEISAMRRQSLERIIEEHGGDCMGPCELSCPAGCNIPDFVAAIARHDEREAIRIIKQSIPLPGILGRICPAPCEDECRRHGVDQPVSICALKRYAADRDSAQPERFIPEIAPKTGKKVAIVGAGAAGLSAAWFLLSKGHGVTILESSEEAGGMLRYGIPRFRLPETVIDSDIAPLLEMGLEFRFNTTFGQEVTLETLQAQFDAVFLAIGAQKASKMHIAGEDEPGVTSGIAFLRRVALDDQPHLEGRVVVTGGGNTAIDAARSAMRLGASTVTILYRRSRKEMPANASEIDEALSEGISLVEWAAPTAIRRLNDALEITAIMMKPGAPDQSGRRRPVPVEGSEFTIMADTVISAIGQQIDRSVADHAGIGSTEHGEVLVHPETLQSARPWLFAGGDCVTGADTAIQAVEQGKRAAYAINLFLGDEAVTVPKASFNSSYGARDEAPGAFYDKAEPAERVALAELLPTDRTNSFCEVVTGYTETQAREEALRCLQCRCNAVNDCRLRVLASRYLPVEAAQKHDHQGFYRAENADMGMEREKCVDCGICVRMLEEFDGAIDIAVMAESCPTGALSRPPGLS from the coding sequence ATGAAGCAGCTCTCTCTTATCATCGATCAGCAGGCAGTTACAACAGCACAGGGAACTTCGATTCTTGAAGCGGCTGCGGAGGCTGGTATCACGATTCCAACGCTCTGCTTTCTCAACTCCCTGCACGAGACGGGGTCGTGCTGGATGTGTATTGTTGAGATCAAGGGCAAAAATCGCTTTGTTCCGGCATGTGATACACTGGCTTCCGAGGGGATGGTTATTGAAACGGACAACGCGGAGATCAGCGCCATGAGGCGTCAGAGCCTTGAACGGATCATTGAAGAGCATGGAGGTGATTGCATGGGGCCTTGTGAGCTCTCCTGCCCTGCAGGTTGCAATATCCCGGATTTTGTCGCGGCCATTGCCCGCCATGATGAGCGTGAGGCCATACGGATTATCAAGCAGAGCATTCCTCTCCCCGGAATTCTCGGTCGTATCTGCCCGGCTCCCTGCGAGGATGAGTGCCGCCGGCACGGTGTAGACCAGCCGGTCTCGATCTGTGCCCTGAAACGCTATGCTGCCGACAGGGATTCGGCGCAACCCGAGCGGTTCATCCCTGAAATTGCTCCGAAAACAGGGAAAAAAGTGGCCATTGTCGGCGCCGGAGCTGCCGGCCTTTCCGCTGCCTGGTTTTTGCTCAGCAAGGGACATGGGGTGACCATTCTCGAGTCGAGTGAGGAGGCTGGCGGAATGCTGCGCTACGGCATTCCCCGCTTCCGGCTTCCTGAAACCGTTATCGACAGTGACATTGCTCCCCTGCTCGAGATGGGTCTGGAGTTCCGTTTCAATACCACTTTCGGTCAAGAGGTCACCCTTGAAACGCTTCAGGCTCAATTTGATGCTGTTTTTCTTGCGATTGGCGCCCAAAAGGCTTCGAAAATGCATATTGCCGGTGAAGATGAGCCTGGCGTGACGAGCGGCATCGCCTTTCTGCGAAGGGTTGCTTTAGATGATCAGCCTCATTTGGAGGGGCGGGTCGTCGTTACCGGTGGAGGCAACACCGCCATTGATGCGGCAAGAAGCGCAATGCGTCTTGGAGCTTCTACGGTTACCATCCTCTACCGCCGTTCAAGAAAAGAGATGCCTGCCAACGCATCTGAAATCGATGAGGCTCTGTCTGAAGGGATCTCGCTTGTTGAATGGGCTGCCCCGACTGCAATCAGGAGGCTGAATGATGCTCTTGAAATAACGGCTATCATGATGAAGCCAGGCGCGCCTGACCAATCGGGGCGAAGGAGACCGGTACCTGTTGAGGGATCGGAATTCACCATCATGGCCGACACGGTCATCTCGGCTATCGGGCAGCAGATTGACCGCTCTGTAGCAGATCATGCCGGTATCGGCAGCACGGAGCACGGTGAAGTGCTGGTTCACCCCGAGACCCTGCAATCGGCAAGACCCTGGCTGTTTGCAGGTGGAGATTGTGTAACCGGGGCTGATACGGCCATCCAGGCCGTTGAGCAGGGAAAACGGGCTGCTTATGCCATCAACCTTTTTTTGGGGGATGAAGCCGTTACGGTTCCGAAAGCCTCTTTTAACTCCTCCTATGGAGCGCGTGATGAGGCTCCAGGGGCATTCTACGACAAGGCTGAACCGGCAGAAAGGGTGGCTCTGGCTGAACTGCTGCCGACCGATCGCACCAACAGCTTCTGCGAAGTGGTTACAGGATACACGGAAACCCAGGCCCGTGAGGAGGCGCTGCGCTGCCTGCAATGCCGCTGCAATGCCGTCAACGATTGTCGGTTGCGGGTACTCGCCTCCCGTTACCTGCCCGTTGAAGCTGCACAAAAGCATGATCATCAGGGGTTTTACCGGGCAGAAAATGCCGATATGGGCATGGAACGCGAAAAGTGCGTTGACTGTGGCATCTGTGTGCGGATGCTTGAGGAGTTTGATGGAGCTATCGACATTGCCGTCATGGCTGAAAGCTGCCCCACAGGAGCATTGTCGCGCCCCCCGGGCCTCTCCTGA